A section of the Fusarium falciforme chromosome 8, complete sequence genome encodes:
- a CDS encoding PAD domain-containing protein — protein sequence MRFSTGKVAVLALALCQSTYAYGLKATILADTNRDGKVDVKGDSDIKAKTTWTPERGALFLANIGDTNQRCSKKWGPSQEIPFEDGETYLDECNDAVDNVQRNPKYLAPLRTLPIAKLRASAKGRVHVTNKVAASKVRIFVKEGSEWTFVGANYTFTAEDLRGGLELGIDARDVRRPKGWDGKAQVHFTVSDGSQKATDSVALRVAPVLTHHHAQLAERVFSTGADEDGAQGRFVADLEDNAAAAGIDEPVFLFGHGDIWTQDFFEPGYTSIPGPDGPIVLRVMIRSVQASRSSGRDIFHQLRNDKVGAVQHHGDGDTIDSTGNLETIPPYKYKGKSYPAGRVIQGQWEGRKPLMFNFLKAQQVQDPLALDTAWLAVGHVDEFLQFLPADNERGWVVVVDDPVAGVELLKKASKDGHGSTKALSRPHLPGEDPVQYCLPKETIDQVLKLKKFESINQMAAKRIEGNIAILKRETGLTDDEILRVPATFYYAFAEGWTCSISPNSTSPSAIPTPGPSSTPSPSKLSAGSSLSKKAVSGGPVFKAKSIIEAAQPHGPVQLGRREVDPETQLVAFYPGTVNGVVLADSFVLAPNPWGPVIDGEDIIAKAVQETYARASFNVTFQDDWFSHHLGMGEVHCGTNTWRTTDTKWW from the exons ATGCGCTTCTCCACCGGCAAAGTGGCGGTTCTCGCTTTGG CTTTATGCCAGTCCACCTACGCCTACGGTCTCAAGGCAACCATCCTGGCGGATACGAACCGCGACGGAAAGGTTGACGTCAAGGGCGACTCCGACATCAAGGCTAAGACCACTTGGACGCCTGAGAGAGGAGCCTTGTTTCTCGCCAACATTGGCGATACAAACCAGCGATGTTCTAAGAAATGGGGTCCCAGCCAGGAAATCCCTTTTGAAGATGGCGAGACCTACTTGGATGAGTGTAACGATGCTGTCGACAACGTGCAGCGCAACCCCAAGTACCTCGCTCCCCTGCGGACCCTCCCTATTGCGAAGCTCAGAGCTTCTGCTAAGGGCAGGGTCCATGTCACGAACAAGGTTGCCGCTAGCAAGGTTCGCATCTTTGTCAAGGAGGGAAGTGAGTGGACGTTCGTGGGTGCCAACTACACCTTTACAGCTGAGGACCTCAGGGGCGGTCTTGAGCTGGGCATCGATGCTCGCGATGTCCGTCGACCCAAGGGTTGGGACGGTAAAGCTCAGGTTCACTTTACTGTCTCGGATGGAAGTCAAAAGGCGACTGACTCTGTTGCTTTGCGTGTTGCTCCTGTCTTGACGCATCACCATGCGCAGCTCGCCGAGAGAGTGTTTAGCACTGGTGCTGATGAAGACGGTGCTCAAGGAAGATTCGTTGCCGACTTGGAAGATAATGCTGCTGCCGCGGGCATTGATGAACCCGTCTTTTTGTTTGGCCATGGCGATATCTGGACCCAGGATTTCTTTGAACCTGGTTACACGAGCATCCCTGGACCCGATGGACCTATTGTTCTTCGAGTCATGATCCGGTCTGTGCAAGCTTCTCGTTCTTCTGGCCGGGATATCTTCCACCAGCTCCGCAACGACAAAGTTGGTGCTGTGCAGCACCACGGAGACGGCGACACCATCGACTCTACTGGTAACTTGGAGACGATTCCTCCTTACAAGTACAAGGGGAAGAGCTATCCCGCGGGTCGTGTCATCCAGGGCCAGTGGGAGGGACGAAAGCCCCTCATGTTCAACTTTCTCAAGGCCCAGCAAGTTCAGGATCCCCTTGCTCTCGACACGGCTTGGCTCGCTGTCGGTCATGTTGATGAGTTTCTTCAGTTCCTGCCCGCTGACAATGAGCGAGGATGGGTTGTTGTGGTTGATGATCCCGTTGCTGGTGTGGAACTTCTCAAGAAGGCTTCCAAGGATGGACATGGAAGCACGAAGGCTCTCTCGAGGCCTCACCTCCCTGGTGAGGACCCAGTACAGTACTGTCTTCCCAAGGAGACCATCGACCAAGTTCTTAAGCTGAAGAAGTTTGAGAGCATCAACCAGATGGCTGCTAAGCGCATTGAGGGTAACATTGCTATCCTCAAGCGTGAGACGGGTCTCACCGATGATGAGATTCTTCGCGTTCCTGCGACATTTTACTACGCGTTTGCCGAGGGTTGGACGTGTAGTATCAGCCCAAACTCGACCAGCCCCAGTGCCATCCCGACTCCTGGCCCCTCTTCAACCCCAAGCCCTTCCAAGCTCAGCGCTGGTTCTTCTCTTAGCAAGAAGGCTGTTAGTGGCGGCCCGGtcttcaaggccaagtcCATCATTGAGGCAGCTCAGCCCCATGGCCCTGTTCAGCTTGGACGACGTGAGGTGGACCCCGAGACCCAGCTCGTTGCCTTTTACCCAGGAACCGTCAACGGCGTTGTCCTGGCAGACTCATTTGTCCTCGCTCCTAACCCCTGGGGTCCGGTCATTGACGGCGAGGACATTATCGCCAAGGCTGTGCAGGAGACGTATGCCAGGGCCAGCTTCAACGTGACCTTTCAGGATGACTGGTTCTCGCATCACCTGGGCATGGGAGAGGTTCACTGCGGCACCAACACGTGGCGCACTACGGACACCAAGTGGTGGTGA
- a CDS encoding Spindle assembly checkpoint component MAD1: MRAHTPDGSGGRRVSSSNRFRASTSAIGRPQTTLRESRISSFRASTQPTYNFFTGESNLPRPSSRQGHTAESVRPGSRDSFKENMAPPDADEYEKYRKEIEALKAEIGTLQYRMQTSEQEKEIALSQHNSKLEQARRREQDEAQQRQAAEAEREKAAGQTEALRKELEELKENIEGDKKALERKAREAEDEARLLQEQLEDLSTAKEEAARIADRKVTDLEMQIAASQKSLQEYEQEIDQRENVLQQAQAQLAEKDAQIGNLEADVLRLKAQSGDAETMEIIRQELSEQVHHIRNLEATNRDQLSELKHLRALSKAVEVVEEEKRSLQRKLEAAEMVEAELAEARIQRQRLEDERLAWSAYLKNASETGDNEFDSPEAVARALVQERLTTASYVEKLGALQAEMTAAQNTIQTLQDEKAQLKTEVENAKTSANANNTDKARLRLERQRALAVKEVEYLRAQLKTFDTEDETVQPEQFDEARAKRVQELEDLVDKYKMEVQSLHAELSSVEPSATGTPQPATGSKRSRPEDDNAHEQLGQLARKNRKLQEELSSFQTKVALLEKDLSANREQLKAAKQQTQTRVLSLKSNPTSDYEAIKRSTLEALQKENQDLLATLRSKTGNSSVPMIPTSVLSAMEREIAAAKAETASAQKSARRLKEVWGSKSQEFKEAIFSTLGWTVTFIPNGKMRVESTFYPSQTDEHENSIVFDGERGTMKVGGGPRSAFARRISDQIGFWVREKGCIPGFLAALTLEFYEEHTRASKP; the protein is encoded by the exons CTCTGGAGGCCGACGGGTCTCTTCTAGCAACAGGTTTCGAGCTAGCACTTCTGCCATCGGGCGCCCTCAGACCACTCTAAGAGAGTCCAGG ATATCCTCATTCCGAGCGAGTACTCAGCCGACATACAACTTCTTCACTGGCGAATCAAACCTTCCCCGTCCTTCCTCCCGACAAGGCCACACCGCCGAGTCTGTCCGCCCGGGTTCACGCGACAGTTTTAAAGAGAACATGGCGCCGCCCGATGCCGACGAGTATGAAAAGTACAggaaggagattgaggcctTGAAGGCCGAGATCGGCACCCTGCAATATCGCATGCAAACATCCGAACAAGAGAAGGAGATTGCTTTGTCGCAACACAACAGCAAGCTCGAGCAAGCGCGCCGACGAGAGCAGGATGAGGCACAGCAGCGCcaggccgccgaggccgagcgCGAAAAAGCAGCAGGCCAAACCGAAGCACTTCGAAAGGAATTGGAAGAGTTGAAAGAGAACATTGAAGGCGACAAGAAAGCCCTGGAGCGAAAAGCCCGTGAGGCAGAGGACGAAGCCCGCCTACTGCAGGAACAGTTGGAGGACTTGTCCacagccaaggaggaggctgcgcGCATTGCTGATCGAAAGGTTACCGACCTGGAAATGCAAATTGCCGCATCGCAAAAGTCGCTACAAGAATACGAGCAGGAGATCGACCAGCGAGAAAATGTCCTTCAACAAGCCCAGGCTCAGCTGGCGGAGAAGGACGCACAAATCGGCAACCTCGAGGCGGACGTGCTACGACTAAAGGCACAGAGCGGAGATGCCGAAACGATGGAGATAATCAGACAAGAACTGTCGGAGCAGGTCCATCATATTCGAAACCTTGAAGCGACCAATCGCGACCAGCTTTCCGAACTCAAGCACCTACGAGCGTTGAGCAAGGCAgtcgaggtcgtcgaggaggagaagcgaaGTCTGCAGCGCAAGCTCGAGGCTGCTGAAATGGTCGAGGCAGAGCTTGCTGAAGCCCGTATTCAGCGACAGAGGCTCGAGGATGAGCGATTGGCTTGGTCGGCGTACTTGAAGAATGCGTCCGAGACTGGCGACAACGAGTTTGATTCCCCAGAGGCTGTGGCAAGGGCGCTTGTCCAGGAGCGTCTGACTACGGCGTCGTATGTGGAAAAGTTGGGCGCTCTTCAGGCCGAGATGACAGCAGCACAGAACACCATCCAGACGCTACAAGACGAAAAGGCTCAGCTCAAGACCGAGGTTGAGAATGCAAAGACATCAGCAAACGCCAACAACACCGACAAGGCTCGACTACGACTGGAACGACAACGCGCCCTGGCTGTCAAGGAGGTGGAATACCTTCGAGCTCAGCTCAAGACTTTTGATACCGAGGACGAGACAGTCCAACCAGAACAGTTTGATGAAGCCCGCGCGAAGAGAGTCCAGGAACTCGAGGATCTGGTGGACAAGTACAAGATGGAAGTGCAGAGTCTGCACGCTGAGCTGTCATCCGTGGAACCGTCTGCTACAGGCACACCACAGCCGGCAACTGGCAGCAAACGCTCCCGACCTGAGGATGACAATGCCCACGAGCAGCTTGGACAGCTTGCGCGCAAGAATCGCAAGCTGCAGGAGGAGCTGTCTAGCTTCCAGACCAAGGTGGCGTTGCTGGAGAAGGACCTGTCAGCCAACCGcgagcagctcaaggctgCTAAGCAACAGACGCAGACTCGTGTTCTTTCCCTCAAGTCCAACCCGACATCGGACTATGAAGCCATAAAGCGGTCTACACTGGAGGCCCTTCAGAAGGAGAACCAAGACTTGCTGGCAACCCTTCGTTCCAAGACTGGCAACTCGTCAGTCCCCATGATTCCCACCTCTGTGCTTTCAGCGATGGAGCGTGAGATTGCGGCTGCCAAGGCCGAAACCGCGTCGGCCCAAAAGTCCGCGCGGCGCCTTAAGGAAGTCTGGGGATCTAAGTCGCAAGAGTTCAAGGAAGCCATCTTCTCGACTCTTGGCTGGACCGTCACCTTTATCCCGAACGGCAAGATGCGGGTCGAGAGTACATTCTACCCCTCACAAACAGACGAACATGAGAATTCAATCGTCTTTGACGGTGAGCGGGGAACTATGAAGGTGGGAGGCGGCCCGCGAAGCGCGTTTGCGAGAAGGATCAGTGATCAGATTGGGTTCTGGGTGAGGGAAAAGGGGTGCATCCCAGGCTTCTTGGCAGCGTTGACGCTGGAGTTTTACGAGGAACATACACGGGCGTCCAAGCCTTGA